From a region of the Chitinophaga caseinilytica genome:
- a CDS encoding RNA ligase family protein: MAISSKYGRTYHYPFSPGTSSDDRINYDYWQHISAIPELVHTEKLDGENNCLSRYGVFARSHAAPAVSPWTESLRRFWQLVKRDLGPLEIFLENLYAVHSIEYRRLDHHFYVFAVREEDRWLSWEETKFYARLLDLPVVPEISIPRITARDAYEKAILSAAGGAGAFCPHDAATGRPATMEGIVTRNAGGYTTGEFAENVFKYVRKGHVQTGVHWTKTWKRAALQNEGGNYVDPQ, translated from the coding sequence ATGGCTATTTCATCAAAATACGGCCGTACCTATCATTACCCGTTTTCGCCCGGCACCAGCAGCGACGATCGTATCAATTACGATTACTGGCAGCACATCAGCGCCATTCCTGAACTGGTACATACCGAAAAGCTCGACGGGGAAAACAATTGTCTTTCGCGGTACGGCGTTTTCGCCCGGTCGCACGCGGCACCTGCAGTTTCTCCGTGGACGGAGAGCCTGCGCCGGTTTTGGCAGCTGGTGAAGCGCGACCTCGGGCCGCTGGAGATCTTCCTCGAAAATCTCTATGCCGTTCATTCCATCGAATACCGCCGCCTCGATCATCATTTTTATGTGTTCGCAGTGCGGGAGGAAGATAGATGGCTGAGTTGGGAAGAAACGAAATTTTACGCCCGCCTGCTCGATTTGCCGGTGGTGCCTGAAATCAGCATTCCCCGGATCACGGCCCGGGACGCTTACGAAAAAGCGATCCTTTCCGCAGCTGGCGGCGCCGGTGCTTTTTGTCCGCACGATGCGGCTACCGGCCGCCCCGCTACGATGGAAGGGATCGTGACGCGCAACGCCGGCGGATATACGACCGGTGAATTCGCGGAGAATGTTTTTAAATATGTAAGAAAAGGGCATGTGCAGACAGGCGTCCACTGGACGAAAACCTGGAAGCGCGCAGCCCTTCAAAATGAAGGAGGTAATTATGTGGACCCTCAGTAA